A genomic segment from Dehalococcoidia bacterium encodes:
- a CDS encoding recombinase family protein has translation MGEARVPNRRYVIKTLDEIHRHDLVLPAIQREFVWRPGQICRLFDSLMQGYPFGTLLYWRIDPENSGKFQFFDFVRDYHQRDNPHCPPVGPMPDRQDVDLSVSAQLRALREYAEKNDYLVASEYVDEAESGRIADRPQFRKMLDEASKSEAPFREILVWKFSRFTRKREHTVAFKSMLRRRGVRVVSFTEQADDTPTGKLLEAIIESVDEFYSENLAQEVTRGVREAVSRGFWVNSSVPYGYRRVYV, from the coding sequence TTGGGAGAGGCACGTGTACCAAACAGGCGATACGTAATCAAAACTCTTGATGAGATCCACAGGCATGATCTGGTGTTGCCTGCCATTCAGCGGGAGTTTGTGTGGAGACCCGGACAGATATGCCGACTGTTCGATAGCCTTATGCAGGGCTACCCTTTCGGCACGTTACTCTATTGGCGAATCGATCCCGAGAACAGCGGAAAGTTCCAGTTCTTCGATTTTGTTCGCGATTACCACCAGCGAGACAACCCCCACTGTCCACCAGTGGGGCCAATGCCGGACCGCCAGGACGTTGACCTGTCGGTGTCCGCACAACTCAGGGCGCTTAGGGAGTACGCTGAGAAGAACGACTACCTCGTAGCCAGCGAGTACGTGGACGAGGCAGAGAGCGGACGCATTGCCGACAGACCACAGTTCCGAAAGATGCTGGACGAGGCTAGCAAGTCGGAGGCTCCCTTCAGGGAGATCCTCGTGTGGAAGTTCTCCCGGTTCACCAGAAAGCGCGAGCACACCGTCGCCTTCAAGTCCATGCTGAGACGCAGAGGCGTCCGCGTCGTGTCCTTCACCGAACAGGCGGACGACACTCCCACCGGAAAGCTCCTCGAGGCCATCATCGAGTCCGTCGATGAATTCTACTCGGAAAATTTGGCCCAAGAAGTAACCAGGGGAGTGCGTGAAGCCGTGTCCAGGGGGTTCTGGGTGAACAGCTCCGTTCCCTACGGATACAGGAGGGTCTACGTCTAG
- a CDS encoding recombinase family protein → MVLQGKSILDVTRTLNSEGICTTNGKRWAKTTINAMLYNEAYAGTVVWGINAKDGAPPVRVEDAHPAIVSRAEFGRVGRLLKSRAPSSVNPRRVSSPYLLSGLLKCETCGRAMTAAEAKSGKYTYYVCQSLLKRGK, encoded by the coding sequence ATGGTTCTGCAGGGCAAGAGCATCCTCGACGTGACCAGGACCCTCAACTCAGAGGGCATCTGCACCACCAACGGTAAGAGATGGGCCAAGACCACCATCAACGCCATGCTCTACAACGAGGCGTACGCCGGAACAGTTGTCTGGGGAATCAACGCCAAGGACGGTGCGCCCCCGGTGCGAGTGGAAGACGCACATCCCGCCATCGTCTCAAGGGCTGAGTTCGGTAGGGTAGGGAGACTGCTGAAGTCCCGCGCGCCCAGCAGCGTGAACCCGCGCCGAGTATCCAGCCCGTACCTGCTCAGCGGCCTGCTCAAGTGTGAGACCTGCGGCAGGGCCATGACCGCTGCCGAGGCCAAGAGTGGCAAGTACACCTACTACGTCTGCCAGTCCCTGCTGAAGCGTGGCAAGTGA
- a CDS encoding pyridoxal phosphate-dependent aminotransferase translates to MAVAKKIHDFMEQGSWIRKIFEEGIILSQKYGADNVFDLSLGNPVIEPPEEFFDELRRIADDPAPGMHRYMPNSGYPETRGAVAAQLAEETGLSFEADNVMMACGAGGALNVVFKTLLDPGDEVVIFAPYFVEYFFYADNHGGGCKVVQPVEGFMPDLGALESTIGPKTKIVMVNSPNNPSGVLYSDEVLASICEMIRRKEEEFDREIFLVSDEPYRKLLFDGLEYPHIFHHHVRSIVATSHSKDLALPGERIGFVAVHPDYDDAAEVMDGLIFCNRTLGFVNAPALMQHIVAKLQSVTVDIEQYQAKRDFMYDSLTGLGYDLVKPQGAFYMFPKAPIEDDVEFVAELQKHNVLTVPGMGFGMPGYFRISFCVTDRTLEGSIPGFQKAMEAMGGS, encoded by the coding sequence ATGGCAGTTGCCAAGAAGATCCATGACTTCATGGAGCAGGGATCGTGGATCCGCAAGATATTCGAAGAGGGGATAATCCTCAGCCAGAAGTATGGCGCGGACAACGTGTTCGACCTGTCTCTGGGGAACCCGGTGATCGAACCGCCTGAGGAGTTCTTCGACGAACTCAGACGCATCGCAGACGATCCGGCGCCTGGAATGCACAGGTACATGCCCAACTCAGGCTACCCCGAAACTCGTGGCGCGGTCGCTGCGCAGCTTGCCGAGGAGACGGGTCTGTCCTTTGAAGCGGACAACGTGATGATGGCATGCGGAGCGGGTGGGGCGCTCAACGTGGTGTTCAAGACGCTGCTCGACCCCGGTGACGAGGTTGTCATCTTCGCCCCGTACTTCGTCGAGTACTTCTTCTACGCGGATAACCACGGCGGAGGCTGCAAGGTAGTCCAGCCAGTCGAAGGCTTCATGCCCGACTTGGGGGCGCTGGAGTCCACAATCGGGCCGAAGACCAAGATCGTTATGGTAAACTCGCCCAACAACCCCTCGGGAGTGCTGTACTCGGATGAGGTACTCGCCAGCATCTGCGAGATGATCCGCCGCAAGGAGGAGGAGTTCGACCGCGAGATCTTCCTGGTCAGCGACGAGCCATATCGCAAGCTGCTGTTCGACGGCCTCGAGTACCCGCACATCTTTCACCACCATGTCCGCTCGATAGTTGCAACGTCACACTCCAAGGACCTTGCACTGCCGGGCGAGCGCATCGGTTTCGTAGCGGTGCACCCCGATTACGATGACGCCGCCGAGGTGATGGACGGGCTGATCTTCTGCAACAGGACGCTGGGCTTCGTGAACGCGCCCGCGCTGATGCAGCACATCGTGGCCAAGCTGCAGTCGGTCACGGTGGACATCGAGCAGTACCAGGCCAAGCGCGACTTCATGTACGACTCCCTGACAGGGCTGGGGTACGACCTCGTCAAGCCGCAGGGGGCGTTCTACATGTTCCCGAAGGCCCCGATTGAGGACGACGTGGAGTTCGTCGCCGAGCTACAGAAGCACAACGTGCTTACGGTGCCGGGAATGGGCTTCGGGATGCCGGGCTACTTCAGGATCTCGTTCTGCGTGACCGACAGGACGCTGGAGGGTTCGATTCCAGGGTTCCAGAAGGCCATGGAGGCGATGGGCGGTTCCTAG
- a CDS encoding threonine synthase yields MSHIELACVECGASHEADMQALGCESCGSPLDVAYLDPDAHTTDFSALRMPVPYHADSPTVTMGEGHTPLVELTGVGRDMGGVRVVAKLEFMNPTGSFKDRGTATMLSVAMEHGVVAVVEDSSGNAGASVSAYAARAGIDAHVFAPATAPEAKMGQIRVYEASTHPTPGPREASTEAAVDFQRQHGMVYASHNLSPYFVEGTKTFAYEVATQMSDGPDHIVIPVGNGSLLLGAWTAYRELISQGVVSRMPKLHAIQAEAVMPLAAAFMGTDWKPGAETIAGGIAVGSPPRLQQSLKAIRESGGSSLAVTDASIIAWQKRLASQEGIFAEPTSAAAFAGLELLVERGVIGSDEVVLVPVTGFGLKDALPS; encoded by the coding sequence ATGTCCCACATAGAACTGGCCTGCGTCGAGTGTGGAGCGTCGCACGAGGCCGACATGCAGGCATTGGGATGCGAGTCCTGCGGCTCTCCCCTGGATGTTGCCTACCTCGACCCCGACGCTCACACCACGGATTTCAGTGCGCTCAGGATGCCTGTCCCGTATCACGCGGACTCCCCCACTGTGACGATGGGAGAGGGGCATACTCCCCTCGTAGAGCTAACAGGCGTCGGAAGAGATATGGGAGGGGTGAGGGTCGTCGCCAAGCTCGAGTTCATGAACCCAACCGGCTCGTTCAAGGACCGTGGCACGGCCACGATGCTGTCAGTCGCGATGGAGCACGGCGTTGTGGCCGTGGTGGAGGACTCGTCCGGCAACGCGGGTGCATCCGTGTCGGCGTACGCGGCGCGGGCGGGAATCGACGCCCACGTCTTTGCGCCTGCCACGGCGCCGGAAGCCAAGATGGGCCAGATTCGCGTCTATGAAGCCAGCACTCACCCGACGCCCGGCCCTCGCGAAGCCAGCACGGAAGCGGCGGTCGACTTTCAGCGTCAACACGGAATGGTGTACGCCTCGCACAATCTCAGCCCGTACTTCGTCGAGGGCACCAAGACATTCGCATACGAAGTCGCCACACAGATGTCTGACGGCCCTGACCACATCGTAATCCCCGTCGGCAACGGAAGCCTGCTGCTGGGCGCTTGGACGGCGTACCGGGAGCTCATTTCGCAGGGCGTAGTCTCGCGGATGCCCAAGCTTCACGCGATACAGGCGGAGGCCGTGATGCCTCTCGCGGCCGCGTTCATGGGAACGGACTGGAAGCCCGGCGCAGAGACCATCGCCGGAGGGATCGCTGTGGGCAGTCCTCCGCGACTACAGCAATCGCTCAAGGCGATTAGGGAGTCGGGTGGATCTTCGCTCGCCGTCACAGATGCCAGCATTATCGCGTGGCAGAAGAGGCTGGCTTCTCAGGAAGGTATCTTCGCCGAGCCGACATCGGCCGCGGCCTTCGCGGGACTTGAACTACTCGTGGAGCGAGGAGTTATCGGCAGTGACGAAGTCGTGCTTGTACCTGTTACTGGATTCGGGCTGAAGGACGCGCTGCCTTCGTAG
- a CDS encoding aminotransferase class I/II-fold pyridoxal phosphate-dependent enzyme encodes MVAQAQSEGARTAVEDGVNAPDAVVFRGDGEPKTPEGLVARLSEIVSSRGIEADNYSNGGVVRELEERFAGLLGKEDAVFMPSGTLANHLALRMLCAGRPRAIVQEQSHLYHDTGDCVQQLSGINMVPLAANRPYFTLDEVRDAVEESVGGRVVTPVGALMVESPVRRQHGQIMPLHEMRSVTAFCSEQGIPTHLDGARLFMMSAATGVSPAEYSAMFDTVYVSLYKYFGSPYGAMLAGTSDFCRGLYHHRRMFGGGLSSAALAAALALEGVEGFEDRFANAMSKASSLFDELNAIPGLTVGAYEHGSNIFPLNLPSEIELESFANRLAESRVFVSAGEDDRVSPHLTVNTTILRKSNDEIVNAFRTAFDNG; translated from the coding sequence ATGGTAGCTCAGGCGCAAAGCGAAGGTGCACGAACGGCGGTCGAGGATGGAGTTAACGCCCCTGATGCCGTTGTTTTTCGGGGAGATGGCGAACCCAAGACTCCCGAGGGTCTTGTGGCGCGACTCTCGGAAATCGTCAGCAGCCGCGGAATCGAGGCCGACAATTACTCGAACGGCGGCGTCGTGCGCGAGCTGGAGGAGCGGTTCGCAGGTCTGCTGGGCAAGGAAGACGCGGTCTTTATGCCGAGTGGAACACTCGCCAATCACCTGGCCCTACGGATGCTGTGCGCGGGCAGGCCACGCGCCATCGTCCAGGAGCAGAGCCACCTATACCACGACACAGGAGACTGCGTGCAGCAGCTTAGCGGAATCAACATGGTTCCACTGGCCGCCAACCGGCCGTATTTCACTCTTGACGAGGTCCGCGATGCCGTCGAAGAGTCGGTCGGCGGGAGGGTCGTAACTCCCGTTGGTGCGTTGATGGTCGAGAGTCCCGTCCGAAGACAGCATGGCCAGATCATGCCTCTCCACGAGATGCGTAGTGTCACAGCCTTCTGCTCGGAGCAGGGCATTCCCACACACCTCGACGGCGCGCGTCTGTTCATGATGAGTGCGGCTACTGGAGTGTCTCCCGCAGAGTACTCTGCGATGTTCGACACGGTTTACGTCTCCCTGTACAAGTACTTCGGCTCGCCCTACGGAGCGATGCTCGCCGGGACGTCTGACTTCTGCCGCGGCCTGTACCACCATCGCAGGATGTTCGGAGGAGGTCTGTCTAGCGCGGCACTTGCAGCAGCCCTGGCTCTGGAGGGCGTCGAAGGATTCGAGGACAGGTTTGCGAATGCGATGTCGAAGGCCAGTAGTCTGTTCGACGAGCTGAATGCGATTCCGGGCTTAACCGTCGGAGCCTATGAGCACGGGTCGAACATCTTCCCCCTGAACTTGCCGTCCGAGATCGAACTGGAGAGTTTCGCAAACCGGCTTGCCGAGTCTCGCGTATTTGTAAGCGCAGGTGAGGATGATCGAGTCTCACCACACTTGACCGTGAACACCACGATACTCAGAAAGAGCAACGACGAGATCGTGAACGCATTCAGGACTGCTTTCGACAATGGTTGA
- a CDS encoding YihY/virulence factor BrkB family protein: MVDQDSVRAIRRFVERTSDRINRRYGGIIDRIRQNFVVELSIRTIREMAEDDIPHMAAGVAYYVLFSIFPLILGLISILSFLLEPEQIQTLMGDVIANFLPGSEQFVRDNVDAVIRLRGALGLISFLGMLWSASAMFGALNRAINRAWDIPNDRPIYIDKPRQLLMALSAGMLFSISVASATIARTSEHILEAELPIPAFLVHTIGEIILQIVSLSLMIVIFLLMYKLLPNTKTYWRYIWPGAITSAILFEISKNFFILYLDQFASYQNVYGSIAPVIVLLFWTYLGSLNVLLGAEICSEYERMKNNIDRGVLRQQRQEAAEAAMEASRSNNGVAETESLPSTVEGAQREQ, translated from the coding sequence ATGGTTGACCAGGACTCTGTCCGAGCTATCAGGCGCTTCGTTGAGCGCACCTCGGACCGGATTAACAGACGCTACGGCGGCATTATCGACCGCATCCGGCAGAACTTCGTAGTCGAACTCTCCATCAGAACGATTCGCGAGATGGCGGAGGACGACATTCCGCACATGGCCGCTGGCGTGGCCTATTATGTCCTGTTTTCGATCTTCCCGCTTATCCTGGGGCTGATTTCCATCCTGAGCTTTCTCCTGGAGCCTGAGCAGATACAGACGCTCATGGGCGACGTGATAGCTAACTTCCTACCCGGCTCCGAGCAGTTCGTCAGAGATAACGTAGATGCAGTGATCCGGCTGAGGGGCGCGCTGGGTCTGATCTCCTTCCTGGGGATGCTGTGGTCGGCCAGCGCGATGTTTGGGGCATTGAACCGGGCGATCAACCGCGCCTGGGATATCCCAAATGACCGTCCGATATACATCGACAAGCCCAGGCAGCTACTCATGGCGCTCAGCGCCGGGATGCTCTTCAGCATATCGGTTGCCAGCGCGACCATCGCGAGAACGTCCGAGCACATCCTGGAGGCAGAGCTTCCAATTCCGGCCTTCCTGGTCCACACCATTGGCGAGATCATCCTGCAGATCGTTTCTCTCAGCCTGATGATCGTCATATTCCTGCTGATGTACAAGCTGCTCCCGAACACGAAGACCTACTGGCGCTACATCTGGCCGGGGGCGATCACTTCCGCCATACTCTTCGAGATTTCCAAGAACTTCTTCATCCTCTACCTTGATCAATTCGCTTCATATCAAAACGTGTACGGGTCGATAGCGCCGGTGATCGTGTTGCTGTTCTGGACGTACCTGGGAAGCCTGAACGTGCTGCTTGGTGCAGAGATATGCTCCGAGTACGAGCGGATGAAGAACAACATCGACCGCGGCGTGTTGCGGCAGCAGAGGCAGGAGGCAGCAGAGGCAGCAATGGAGGCAAGTCGGTCCAACAATGGCGTGGCTGAGACCGAGAGCCTTCCCTCTACAGTCGAGGGCGCGCAGCGAGAGCAATAA
- a CDS encoding mandelate racemase/muconate lactonizing enzyme family protein, with protein MKITDLKVWVTRPEPQGRSFVFFRIDTDDGISGVGEATSSGGGGSIVVANMARFIRDSTVTADFRESIVGQNPLYIDRIWHRLYRRFTGGGGFGGFVTTLLSGIDIALWDIKGKAENRPIYQMFGGPIWDDVPMYTHVAPGDPAAAARQAKELADEGFTALKTDPFMPEMRQHHRRYLKGEISAAGAALGVETIAAMRDAVGPEVEILIDAHGNFNVPTAIRLARTLEPYDIGWFEEPVQPNSNEALKAVRDAVDVPLCVGERLYSRWDFVPILRDRLAEYLMPDILWCGGITEMRKIANLAESFYIPVSPHDASGPINILAGAHTMMTVPNFYKLEFNHAALDVHNRLIDHPLDIRDGVLHLSERPGLGVELDEEFLDAHSDPDWSDN; from the coding sequence ATGAAGATCACGGATTTGAAAGTCTGGGTGACCAGGCCTGAGCCACAGGGCAGATCGTTCGTGTTCTTCAGGATAGACACCGACGACGGGATCTCAGGAGTTGGCGAGGCTACCAGTTCCGGCGGCGGCGGTAGTATCGTCGTCGCGAACATGGCACGGTTCATCAGGGACTCGACCGTTACAGCCGACTTTCGTGAGTCTATCGTCGGGCAGAACCCTCTGTACATCGACCGCATCTGGCACAGGCTGTATCGCCGGTTCACTGGCGGAGGTGGTTTCGGCGGTTTCGTGACGACCCTGCTGAGTGGAATAGACATCGCGCTGTGGGACATCAAGGGCAAGGCCGAGAACAGGCCCATCTACCAGATGTTCGGAGGCCCGATCTGGGACGACGTGCCGATGTACACACACGTTGCTCCCGGAGACCCTGCGGCTGCTGCGCGTCAGGCTAAGGAGCTTGCCGACGAGGGATTCACCGCTCTGAAGACCGACCCGTTCATGCCGGAGATGCGACAGCACCACCGCCGCTACCTGAAGGGTGAGATCTCTGCAGCCGGTGCGGCACTGGGCGTCGAGACGATCGCGGCCATGCGGGACGCTGTGGGGCCTGAGGTCGAGATCCTGATCGACGCTCACGGCAACTTCAACGTGCCGACCGCCATCAGGCTGGCGCGCACGCTTGAACCGTATGACATAGGCTGGTTCGAGGAGCCTGTCCAGCCGAACAGCAATGAGGCTCTCAAGGCCGTGAGGGACGCCGTGGATGTGCCCCTGTGCGTGGGCGAGAGGCTATACAGCCGCTGGGACTTCGTTCCCATACTCAGGGACCGGCTGGCCGAGTACCTGATGCCTGACATTCTGTGGTGCGGCGGCATAACCGAGATGCGCAAGATCGCGAACCTGGCGGAGTCGTTCTACATTCCAGTCAGTCCGCACGACGCGAGCGGCCCGATCAACATCCTGGCAGGCGCGCACACGATGATGACGGTCCCGAACTTCTACAAGCTGGAGTTCAACCACGCTGCGCTGGATGTCCACAACAGGCTGATCGATCATCCCTTGGACATTCGCGACGGAGTGCTTCACCTGTCCGAGAGGCCGGGCCTTGGCGTCGAGCTCGACGAGGAGTTCCTGGACGCGCACTCGGACCCGGACTGGAGCGACAACTAG
- the arsM gene encoding arsenite methyltransferase — MTQLDDVQIKEVVRERYGALARDSADSCCATDCCSDNGSEMDSIMTLYASDQTEGLPAEAIAASAGCGNPLAIGTLQAGETVVDFGSGGGIDCFIAAKAVGEQGRVVGIDMTEDMINLARSNARQLGLSNVEFHLSEMESTPLEGDSVDAIISNCVINLAPDKDLVFREAFRILRPGGRLMVSDLVKIEEIPQEEAEDTANWVSCLAGTEMKEVYLGRMKSAGFTDVQVTSSAPWREEGWQSNIHSMGISAVKPV; from the coding sequence ATGACACAGCTAGACGATGTCCAGATCAAGGAAGTAGTACGCGAGAGGTACGGCGCGCTGGCAAGGGATTCAGCCGACTCCTGCTGCGCCACGGACTGCTGTTCCGACAACGGGTCGGAAATGGACTCCATCATGACTCTGTACGCCTCGGACCAGACCGAGGGCCTGCCTGCAGAGGCGATTGCTGCATCTGCGGGCTGCGGCAACCCGCTCGCGATCGGGACGCTTCAGGCCGGTGAGACGGTCGTTGATTTCGGCAGCGGCGGCGGAATCGACTGCTTCATCGCCGCCAAGGCGGTGGGAGAGCAGGGGAGAGTTGTCGGCATCGACATGACCGAGGACATGATAAATCTCGCCAGGAGCAACGCCCGGCAACTCGGGCTCAGCAACGTGGAGTTCCACCTGTCGGAGATGGAGAGCACGCCGCTTGAAGGCGACTCCGTGGACGCGATCATATCCAACTGCGTGATAAACCTGGCGCCCGACAAGGACCTCGTCTTCCGGGAAGCCTTCCGCATTCTCAGGCCTGGAGGACGTCTTATGGTCTCAGACCTGGTGAAGATCGAAGAAATACCCCAGGAAGAGGCGGAAGACACCGCGAACTGGGTTTCATGCCTCGCCGGTACGGAGATGAAGGAAGTGTACCTGGGGCGAATGAAGAGTGCCGGGTTCACAGACGTGCAGGTCACATCGTCCGCCCCATGGCGAGAAGAGGGGTGGCAGTCGAACATCCACAGCATGGGCATCAGCGCCGTCAAGCCAGTCTGA
- the coaD gene encoding pantetheine-phosphate adenylyltransferase: MMAKAIYPGSFDPAHHGHIDIAKRAAGVFDELIIAVYKSPPTKRLMFSTEERVEMFAEAVKDTPNISVVPFTGLAPTVARDNGAEFIVRGLRAGFDFELEFEMALMWRHVAPDIDVVCIMSSLEYQFMYSSRIKEVAQLGANVSELVPPHIEKALLQKLEK; the protein is encoded by the coding sequence TTGATGGCTAAAGCGATCTATCCGGGCAGCTTCGATCCTGCACACCATGGACACATTGACATAGCCAAGCGCGCCGCGGGGGTGTTCGACGAGCTAATCATCGCGGTGTACAAGTCGCCTCCGACGAAGCGGCTCATGTTTTCAACCGAAGAGCGAGTCGAGATGTTCGCGGAGGCAGTCAAGGACACCCCGAACATCAGCGTCGTCCCATTTACGGGTCTTGCTCCAACGGTTGCACGCGACAACGGCGCGGAGTTCATAGTACGCGGACTCAGGGCTGGGTTCGACTTCGAGTTGGAATTTGAAATGGCGCTCATGTGGCGTCACGTCGCACCGGACATCGACGTGGTCTGCATCATGAGCTCTCTGGAGTACCAGTTCATGTACTCCAGCCGAATTAAAGAAGTGGCTCAATTGGGTGCCAACGTTTCCGAACTGGTACCACCACACATCGAAAAGGCACTACTCCAGAAGCTGGAAAAGTGA
- the rsmD gene encoding 16S rRNA (guanine(966)-N(2))-methyltransferase RsmD, which yields MTTRITGGSHRGRRLSTSSGPGLRPTSERVRAALFSIIGSDAIDGKRVADLYAGTGAIGLDALSRGASWADFVESNSRLCRELTERLRSWSLDARARVYRGRVLNMLRSLPGGYDLVVADPPYSSGELGSIVDGLQSERLVNPGGLVVLEHRAGPNENFAIGRFELETTKTYGDTALTILSAGVVDG from the coding sequence GTGACGACGCGCATAACAGGAGGTTCGCACAGAGGACGCCGGTTGAGTACTTCAAGCGGCCCGGGCCTGAGGCCTACGTCTGAGCGAGTGAGGGCGGCCCTGTTCTCCATCATCGGCAGCGATGCCATAGACGGAAAGAGAGTAGCCGACCTGTACGCTGGGACTGGAGCCATCGGACTCGACGCACTGAGCCGAGGAGCCTCATGGGCTGACTTTGTGGAGTCTAACTCCAGGCTTTGCCGGGAACTCACTGAGAGACTCCGATCATGGTCCCTGGATGCCAGGGCGAGAGTGTACAGGGGAAGAGTCCTGAATATGCTGAGGAGCCTGCCAGGAGGATACGACCTCGTAGTTGCAGATCCTCCGTACAGCTCGGGAGAGCTGGGGAGCATCGTAGACGGGCTGCAGTCAGAGCGGCTGGTCAATCCCGGAGGGCTGGTGGTACTGGAACACCGGGCTGGACCGAACGAGAACTTCGCGATTGGAAGGTTTGAGTTGGAGACTACCAAGACATACGGAGATACGGCGTTGACCATACTCTCAGCCGGAGTTGTTGATGGCTAA
- a CDS encoding MFS transporter, whose amino-acid sequence MKDAGQYSLPNLVSKATGAFYGWKLVGISVFMLALMSLTVFQGLGTYLVALERGFGWSRTQLSLAFSLARGESAVLGPFEGWLIDKLGNRTMILIGYVVMGIGFIWFSQIEFLAGLGLLGWIDFLDERLVHFYIAFMIITLGSGLGGWLAMISMVNNWFVRKRSLAIATAMSGVHIGAYLVPLLAWGVDNHGFQITTLIIGIVLLVSVGPVAKAVRNRPEDMGLSPDGDRVRRGSTASQTSAGPQDDEPEFTVGQALRTSAFWTLTIVHLSSTISIVTLSIHLAPKLTDMGFSLTAAGLVPVVYTSVALPAQFIAGFVADKFPKPLVTFVFLLFQAAGILVIAFAESAPMAYLFAVLYGIGFGGRIPLLTAIRGEYFGRKAFATIMGLSQFPNNIAMIFAPLFAGFMYDRYESYFIPFLAFSVLAFLGALLMLTVRRPRLAQSPTASQQEATAD is encoded by the coding sequence GTGAAAGACGCGGGACAATACTCCCTACCCAACCTGGTTTCCAAGGCTACAGGCGCATTCTACGGCTGGAAGCTGGTTGGTATCTCTGTCTTCATGCTGGCCCTGATGTCCCTGACTGTGTTCCAGGGACTCGGCACCTATCTGGTTGCGCTCGAGCGCGGTTTCGGATGGAGCAGGACGCAGCTCTCGCTCGCATTCTCGCTGGCGCGCGGCGAGAGCGCTGTTCTTGGGCCGTTCGAGGGTTGGCTGATAGACAAGCTCGGCAACAGGACGATGATCCTCATCGGCTACGTTGTCATGGGCATAGGGTTCATCTGGTTCTCCCAGATCGAGTTCCTTGCCGGTCTTGGCCTGTTGGGCTGGATCGACTTCCTCGACGAAAGGCTCGTTCACTTCTACATAGCATTCATGATCATCACGCTCGGCTCCGGTCTCGGCGGCTGGCTGGCGATGATCAGCATGGTCAACAACTGGTTCGTTCGGAAGCGGTCGCTGGCAATCGCGACGGCGATGTCCGGCGTACACATCGGAGCGTATCTAGTCCCTCTATTGGCGTGGGGAGTGGACAACCACGGCTTCCAGATTACGACGCTGATTATCGGAATTGTGCTCCTGGTGTCGGTCGGACCTGTGGCGAAGGCAGTGCGAAATCGCCCGGAGGACATGGGGTTGTCTCCGGACGGCGATCGTGTTCGAAGGGGCAGCACTGCGTCCCAGACGAGTGCAGGTCCGCAAGACGACGAGCCTGAGTTCACTGTCGGCCAGGCCCTCAGGACCAGCGCGTTCTGGACCCTCACGATAGTCCACCTGTCCTCTACAATTTCAATCGTCACACTCTCGATTCACCTGGCTCCCAAGTTGACCGACATGGGCTTCTCGCTAACGGCAGCGGGGTTGGTGCCGGTCGTGTACACGTCAGTCGCGCTCCCGGCGCAGTTCATAGCCGGATTTGTCGCCGACAAATTCCCCAAGCCGCTTGTCACATTTGTGTTCCTCCTCTTCCAGGCCGCGGGAATTCTGGTGATTGCTTTTGCAGAGTCTGCGCCTATGGCGTACCTGTTCGCCGTACTGTACGGAATCGGCTTCGGAGGCCGCATTCCCCTGCTCACAGCCATCAGGGGCGAGTACTTCGGACGCAAGGCGTTCGCCACCATCATGGGCCTATCCCAGTTCCCGAACAACATCGCGATGATCTTCGCTCCGCTGTTTGCCGGCTTCATGTACGACCGCTACGAGTCTTACTTCATTCCGTTCCTCGCCTTCTCGGTGCTCGCATTCCTGGGCGCGCTGCTGATGCTTACAGTGAGGAGGCCCAGGCTGGCCCAAAGCCCGACCGCCAGCCAGCAGGAAGCAACAGCGGACTAG